The genomic window GAGATCCCGGTCAAGTTGATTGCCGGATGCAGCTATTTCAAGACGGCCGTGAGCTTCTTCCGGTCTTCTGCGGTGAAGTAGGAGCAGCAGCCCTTCTTGGCCGCCGGAACCAGGCCCAGTTCAAGAATGGCCTTCTTGACCTTGGCGTCGGAGACGCCCAGTTCCTTGGCCATGGCGCCGGCGGTGAAGAGGGTCGGGGTTTCGGTGGGCATGGCGCCTCCTGGCAATGGGGTGGATATGCCATTCTAGCGAGGCGGCGCCATTGCGCCCCGGCATCATTCGTAGGCGGCCAGGGGCCAGGAAACGCCCCTCCCCTTGGCCTGGGACAGGCGCCCGAAGGCGCGGGCCGTGGCCCGGCAGGCGCGGTGGATCGCCAGGTCCACCGCGGCGTAGTAGTCCGAGGCGGCGGCGGTCACCACGACAAAGGCCCGGTGCGGAAGGGCGATCTGGATGGAACAGACCTTGTCCACCCCGCCCCGGGGTCCGTTGGCATCCGCGATGCGCACCACCGCGCCTTCAAGGCGGTCCTCCCAGTGCTCGAGGGCCGTGCCCAGGCGCGTGACCGCGTGCTGGTGCAAGGCATCGCCAGCGTTGAAACCGAGGGCCTTCATCAGGATCTTCATGGATCACTCCCCGCACGACGCGTGCACCTACAGGATGGGAGCAAATGAAGATATGTTTTATATATTGTTATTATCCATCCCATCCATTTAATGGATGTATCCTTCTGGCATGGAATGGCTCAACTACCATCATCTGCTCTATTTCTGGACAGCCGCCAAGGAAGGGTCCATCACTTCCGCATCCAGGACCCTGAACCTCTCCCAGCCGGCGCTCAGCACCCAGATCCGCCAGCTGGAAGCGAGCCTGGGGGAAAAGCTCTTCGAGAAATCCGGCCGGGGCCTGAGGCTCACGTCCGCCGGGCAGACGGCATTCCGGTACGCGGAGGAGATCTTTTCCCTGGGACGGGAATTCCAGCACCAGCTCAAGGGGCACCCCACGGGCCGGGCCCTCCAGCTGGTGGCCGGCATCTCGGACGTGCTCCCCAAGCTGATGGTGCACCGCCTCCTGCGCCCCGCCCTGGAGCTCGGGGAGCCCCTGCGGCTCGCCTGCCGCGAGGCGCCCCTGCCCAGGCTCCTGGACGCCCTCCAGACCCACGAGATCGACATCGTCCTCTCCGACGCGCCCTGCACGCCCCGCAGCGGAGCGAAGGCCTACAACCACCTCCTGGGCGAATCCGGCGTGGAGCTCTTCGGCACCCCGGCCCTGGCGGAACGCCACCCGGGCCCGTTCCCGGGCGGTCTGAACGGTGCGCCCCTCCTCCTCCCCTCGCCGGGCAACGCGCTGCGCCGGTCCCTGGACGCCTGGTTCGAGCGGAACGGCGTCGTGCCGGTGATCGTGGGCGAGTTCGACGACACCGCCCTGCTGGAGACCTTCGGCGCCGAAGGCCTGGGTTTCTTCGCCGCGCCCGCGGCCATCAGCGGGGAGGTGGCGCGGACCTACGGCGTTCGGTCCCTGGGCAGTCTGGACGGGGTCAGGGAACGCACCTACGCCGTCTCGGCGGAGCGCAAGCTGGTCCATCCGGCCGTGCTCGCCATCCTCAGGGCCGCCAAGGAGGAGATCTTCCCGTGAAGCGGGCGCGGCCCCGGACGTTTCCGGCGGGGCCGTGATCCCGTTGCGGGTGGAAGGCTACATGGCCCCGTAGGGATACATGCGCTGGGGCTGGGGGATGATGTCGTCCTCGTCGATCTCCGCGACGGCGCGGACCATCGACCCGTCGCCCATGTGCCAGCGGATGGGCAGGGCGATGAAGCGGAAGCGCTTGCCCACGACCTTCTCCAGGTCGCCGCCGAGGTTCTCCACGCCGACGATGCCGTTGCCGAGCATCAGCTTGTGGCAGGGCTCCCAGGTGCCGTAGCAGCCGACGGCTTCCAGCTTGCCGAACTTCCTGTTGTACTTCTCGATGCCGTGGACGTGGATGTAGACGTCCTTGTCGAACTCGGCGTAGGCCTCGATGCCGTAGCGCTCGATGAACTCCTCCGTGATCGGCTTGCCGGTGTAGCCTTCCAGCTTCATGCGGGTGCCGTTGTTGCCCATGGACGTGTGCAGGGGGTGGTCCAGCGCCTGCTGGTCCATGGCCACGCACTTGACCTGGTGCTGCACGAACCACTCGCCCGCCTCGATGCCGCAGCCCAGGGCGTAGTGGTAGTACTCCTTGCTGTCGTCCCATTTCAGGTGCATCCCGGTGCGCAGACAGACGACCATGCCCTTGAGCTCGTCCGGCTTCATGCCGGCCCGGGCCACGGCCTCGTCCAGGTCCTTGGCGGTGATCAGCTGCCAGTAGTCCGTGCGCACGTCGAGGCAAACCGCATCACCCATGTAGGCGTCCACCGGCAGCTCGTGGGTGTACAGCGCGCGGCGCCCGTCGAACATGCGCTCCATGACGTGGCGGGGGGCATCGCAGTGGGTGCCCGTGTGCATGGTGATCTTCAGGGTCTGGGTGAGCACGCCGCCCTTGGCCAGGCTGTGCATCGGGGCGATCTCGGGCTTGGAGAAGTAGGGCCACAAGGGCATATCGCCGTAGAACGGGTGGCTCAGGTCGACAATGACGTTCTTCCCCATGGGGGACCTCCGCTTGGATGGGTTGGAATGGAAATTGGAATCCAGGCCCTGGGCCGCTTGGACCTGGCAATGGACCTGTCCGGGGTGAGGCCGGAGAGCTAGTTCGGACTGTCTTATTCATCATTCGTGCCACATTGCGATTTAATGTAATCTTTAATTATTTCAATAATTACAAATTAAGCTGCCGGGCGCCACACCCGCGGCCCCGAGGCCAAACTGCACAGTTGCAAAGGTCATATGTCAAGGTGTTCCACACCGGGCCTCCGCCAGCACCTGGACCAGGTGGAAGACGCGCACGGATTCCCCTGCTTCCGTGCCGCGGACATCTTCGAACGTCCGGGCGCCGATCCTCACGGTCAGGCCGCAGGGGGCGAAGCTGAAGCTGCCCGCGGAGCCGCCCACCGGCTTGGCATTCCATTCGGGCGCACGGCGGGGGCCCCATCCCGGCGATCAGGGGTTACAATCGGCTGATCGGATCAGGTTCCAGGAATCGGGATGGCAGGAAGTCCGTCATCGCCGCAGCGCTCGTTCAGTCCTTTTCGAGGCATGCCATGAAGGTTGGATTGGTCGGATTCCCAGGCAGCGGCAAGACCACCGTGTTCAACGCCCTCACGGGACTCTCCGCCGAGACCGGCTTCAGCGCGGCCCGCGGCAAGACCAACCTGGGGACCGTGAAGGTCCCCGACGACCGGGTCGCGGCCCTGGCGGGCCTCTACCACCCCAAGAAGACCACCCTGGCCGAGATCACCTTCTGCGATGTGGCCGCGGCCTCCGCGGGCGGCCACGGCCAGAGCCTGGACGAGGCGACGCTGCGGGCCATGCGCGAGGTGGACGCCCTGTGCCAGGTGGTCCGCGGCTTCACGGGCGCCGCGGGCGAGGCTCCCGATCCCCTCGCGGAGGCCAAGGGCCTCGAGGACGAGATGAACCTGGCCGACCTCATCCTCATCGAGAAGCGCCTGGAGCGGCTCGCCAAGGAGAAGGCGAAGACCGGCGAGGGCGATCTCCTGGGCACCCTCAAGGCCGCCCTGGAGGCCGGCGTTCCCCTGCGCAAGGTGGAAGGCATCACCGCCGAAGCCTGGGCGACGCTGGCGGGGTACCGCTTCCTGACCCAGAAGCCCCTGCTCCTCGTCCTGAACGTCTCCGAGGAGGAGGCCGCCGCTCCCGCCCCCGGGGACCTGGAGCGCCACACCCGCGAGGCGGGCCTGGGCCTGGTGGTCCTGGCCGGCCTGATCGAGATGGACATCGCCCAGATGTCGCCCGAGGACCAGAAGGAGTTCGTGGCGTCCCTGGGCCTGGCCGAACCGGCCATCGCGCGGTTCATCCGCGGGGCCTACGCCCTCCTGGACCTCATCAGCTTCCTCACCGCCGGCGAGGACGAGTGCCGCGCCTGGCCCATCCACCGCGGCCTCACGGCCCCCAAGGCCGCCGGCAAGATCCACTCCGACATCGAGCGCGGCTTCATCCGCGCGGAAGTGACCCGCTGGGACGACCTGGTCCGCCTGAAGAGCGAAGCCAAGTGCCGCGAGGCCGGCAAGCTCCGCAGCGAGGGCAAGGAGTACGTGGTGCACGACGGCGACGTGATCAATTTCCGCTTCAACGTCTGAGCGATTGGCCAGGTCAAAGGCTTGGTCAACGATGCGTTGACCGGGTGCCACCATGGGCCATCGGAGTTCCGGCATGCTCCTGCAACTACCCCCACCCGCGGCGGAGGTCCTCCAGGTACGGCCTGAACTGATGCGTGAGGAGTGACCATGGTGCCGTCTTCGCTTCTGGTTCTGGCGCTGCTGGGCCAGACGCCTGCGCCCCCCCACCCCGGCCTGGCGACAGAGGTCTCGATGGAGGGCCGGATGATCGTCCTCCAGGGCATGCCGGCAACGGTCGCGGACGCCCGGTCTCGCCAGCGCGCGATCAGCAGACAGAACGTGAATGCAATCAAGGAGTTGGAGCGGGATCTGCTGGATCTGTACCGGGCCAACGGGCCCAGGACTCCCCTTCCTTCGACCCTGTCGGTTCCGCTCGGGCGGGGAGAGGATGCCCGGACCCTGCTGGGCATCATCGCCGACGGCTCCTATGCGTCCCTGCGGCGGACCTGCCTGGGAATCTGGAACGGCATGCGCGAGGGGCTGGTGGCCAGTGGCCTGGCCGAACCCGAACGGACAGCGCCAGGTACCGCCGCGACCCAGCCTGACCCCGAAACCGTCCGGAAGGTGAAGGAGGTCGTGGGCCAGAACCGGCGCTACTTCACGACTGCCACGAAACTGAGCGCCGCCAGGACGGACGAGGCGTTCGATCCGGGCCCGAGCCTGAGCGAACAGGCGCTTACCCCAGATCAGGCCAGGGTTTTCGCCGCCCAGGTCAGGGCAACCCGAGCCAGCCAGGAGACCCTTCGCGCCGCGAACGCGGCCGCGCCAGACCTTCAGGTTGCCTGGCAACCCCTCGTGGACCACCAGAACGCCCGCGCCATGCAACTGGTGGAACTCGAGCGCAGGGCCCCGAACCTGGAACACCCGGACCTGCTGATGTTGCGCCGGAGGGCCAAGATGGCCCTGTTGGAGCGCTTTCGCGCCGACCTGTGGATGAGCGAGGTCGTCTGGGCGCATCTGGCCTCTGCGCCCGCGCCGGCGCCCCTGCAACCGATCCTGCGGTGACGCGGGCCACGCGGATCTCCCCAGGCGAACGGCTTTCCATCCATACGCCCGGGCCCGGGCGTCAGTCGGGAAGCTCCAGCCGGGCCGTGAAACCCGCTTCCTCCCTGCCGAAGGCCAGTCCCCACCCCTCCTGCCTCGCCACCTGGGCCAGGACCAGCAGGCCCATGCCCTCTCCCGTCCGGGGAGCCGGACCGGCCGGAGCCCGTCTGCGCAGGCCCTCCAGGATGGCCGGATCCATCCCGTCGCCTTCGTCCGAAACCTCCACCCGGACCCTGCCCTCCAGCCGGGAGGCCTTCACCACCACGCGGCCGCGGCCATGCACCAGGGCGTTCTCCACCAGGGTGTCCAGCGCGGCCCGAAGGACGCTGGCGCTGCACCGCAGGGTGACCTCGCCTCCGTAGACCTCCAGCGGGCGGCTCCGCTCTTCGAAGGCGGGGGTCAGGTCCTCGTCCAGCTGTTCGAAGAAGGCCGCGTCCACCCGGTCCTGGACCCGCCCCGAGTAGCGGGAGCGCATCTCCTCCAGCCCGCCCTCGATGGTGCGCACCAGGTGGTCCACCTCGCCGCGGATCTCCAGGAGGCGGGCCTCCTGGGTCTCCCGGGGCAGGTCGAGGTTGAGGGCGGTGTCGCAGCGGAGCTTGAGCACGGCCAGGGGGGTCTTGAGGCTGTGGGTCAGGGACGCGAGGCGGTCGGCGAGGAGGCGCTCCCGGCTGCGGGCGAAGAGCACGAGGGCCACCGCGAGGCCGCTGGCGGCGACGACGAGGGCGTACGAGGTCCAGGCCATGAGCCGGCGAAGGGTGTAGGCCTTCCAGAAGGTTCGGTAGGCCTCCGGGGACATCTGGAGCACCACGTGCCACATCCCTCCGAAGGAATGGCTCAGTTCCTTGTCCACCCGGAAGGGGGCCGTGTCCGGGCACGCATACTGCAGCCGTTCCGGGGAATCGCCCGGGCAGTGCCGCCGGAAGCTGGAAATGCTGCGGGGCCTCTCCAGGTCGGCGGCGTTCTGGAACCCCGACACCACCCCGAACCGGTAGGGCGCGCCGGGCTTGAGGGTGCCCTGGAGCCACCGCTCCACCTCGGGGCTGCCGGGAACCCAGATCTTGATGAGGCACCATTTGCCATAGAAGGCGACGATGGAGCAGCGTTTCCTGCTCTGGGGGTCCAGGGTCCCCACCAGCCACCACGCGCCGAGGTCGACGGAGCGGGCCCTGCGGCTGGCGGCGGGGCTGGAGTAGGGCTCGATGGGGGCCAGTTCCAGGGCCCTGCGGGCCCAGTCCGCCGGCTCCCGGGATTCCTCGGGGTTCACCGGCGCGCGCAGGCGGTCGCCGTCCCGGAGCCAGACCCGTCCTGAATCCGAATCCACCACGGCCGTGACCAGGGCCTCCCGGGCCAGCCAGGTCCTGAGCGCGGGTTCGGTCCCGGTGGTGAAATCGGGAAACCGCAGGGTCCAGTGCTCCCATTCCTGGGTGAGCCTGGCGGCCTGGGTGTGCGTGGCGGCGAACCACTGGTTGAGGGTCAGGTCCTTCCAGTCGGTGAGCCACCATCCCGGGAGGAAGGCCAGCATGGCGCAGATGGCGGCCCAGGCCACCACCAGGGGCCACACGGCCGCGCGCGGCCCCGGGAGGATCCGCAGGGCCGCGCGAAGGCGCCGGGTGCCAGGTCGTGGCCTGGCGATCGGGACGAGGGGCATGGAAGGAACCCTACTTCGTCTTGAGAAGCTTGCCTAGGGTCTTGTCCAGCTCTTCGCCCCGCAGGCCCTCGTTGACGGTGATGATCTTCCCGTCGGGGCCCACCAGGATCACGTGGGGGATGCCCCGCACCTGGAAGAGGTTCATGAGGGCCTCCCGCTCCTTGCCTTCGGGGAAGGCGTGGTGCCAGGGCATGGGGGTCGCGGCGTTCTTGCGGAACGCCGCGATGTCACCGGCCTTCTTGTCGCTGGAGACGCTGAGGATCTCGAGGCCGGCGGGATGGTACTTGGCGTAGGCCTTGTGCACGAAGGGCAGTTCGCCCTTGCAGGGGCCGCACCAGGTGGCCCAGAAATCCAGGATCCAGTACTTGCCCTTGAAGCTGGCGGGAGTCAGCACGGTCCCGGGCTTGCCCAGCTCGGCGACCTTGAAGGCGGGCATGGGATTGCCGGCCTTGGGCGCGACCTTGTCCTCCACCTCCGCCTTGGCGATCCACGCGTTCCATTTGGCGATGGCGGGCGAGCCGGGCTCGAAGGCCTGGAGGCGGGCCAGGCCGCTGCGCACCTCCGGGATCATCCGGGGCCGGGAGTGCAGTTCGATGGCGCCCTCCAGGGCCATGAGCCTGACCGCGCGGGTGGGGTGCTTCTCGAAGACCTGGTCATAGAAGGCGAAGGCCTTGGCCGCGGCGGCGGCCTCGGTCTGCTTGGCGAAGCCCCCGCCGCTGGCGTGCCAGGCGATCCAGCCCAGGAACTGGGGATCCACCTCCGCCACCAGGTCCAGGGCGGGGGAATCGGGCGTGATCTGCCCGGCCAGTTCCAGCATGGAACTCTGGCTCACGGTGGAACTGAAGTTGGCCAGGGCCTCGGGCAGCTTTCCGGCCTCGGCCGCCAGGGACCGGAGCATGAAGTAGCGGGCCTGGAGCAGGAGCTGGCGGACGCCGGGGCGGGTCTCGTGGGCGATCATCACGGAGATGCCCTCGGGCGTTCCCTCCAGGGACAGGTGGATCTTGCCGGCCTTGGCTTCCTTGAGCTGGCTGGGGTAGTTCTTGACGATGGCGGCGTACTTGGCGACCAGGGCCCGGGTGTCTTCGCCGGGGGCCTGGGCGATGAGCATGGCGGGCAGGAGGGCTGCTGCGGAGAGACGGAGGAGCATGAAGGAACTCACTTTCAGGTTGGCCCGCCCGGGATTTCCGGGCAGGCCGTGGGACGAATGGATGGCTAGAAGCGGAACCCGACGCGCACCTGGATCTTGCGGGGGGCGGTGTAGTCGCCGGTTTGGCCATCCGCAAGGATGGAGGGGTTGTTGGTGGGGTTCGGCGCGTTGTAGGGCACGGGTCTGAGGTTCGGATTGGTGTACCAATCCGGGTAGACGGTGGCAATGGTCGGATCGTAGGGCTTGAAGACCTGGGTGCCGTCCGTGAGCGCCGTGCTGTAGTTCACGAACATGGGCTGCATGTGGTTGAAGACGTTCAGCACGTCCAGGGCGGTGAAGAAGGTGATCTTCTTGTAGAGCTCGATTTCGTAGCCCACGTGCAGGTCAAACCCGAACTGTTCCGGCCACCAGGTGGGGGAGTCCGCGTAGTACCGGGTGACGCTGGAGGGGTATCCGTAGCTCTGTACGGCGGCGGAGGTGGGGCCGTTAAAGGTCCGGTAGCCCCGGAAACTCCTTCCCCAGTAGTTGCCCAGCATGGACACTTCCAGCTTGCCGGCCTTGCCGAAGGAGTGGGTGTAGGTGGCGTCCAGGTGCATCGTGAGCGGGGTGGAGGAGGAGGACCACTGGCCGGGCTGGGGACCGAAGGGGTCCACCAGATCGTTGGGGATGAAGTTGCCGAACTGGTTGCGGGAACTGTTCCCCACACCCTGGCCCGCGTTGGCCCGGGTGTAGGACCAGCTGAAGTTGCCGCCGACATTGAACTCAGGCGTGATCTGGCGCTTGTACTGGACTTCCAGGCCCTCGTAGCGGGCTTCCATGCCCGAGTCCGTGAAGTACTGTTGCGGAGCCGCGGCGGCGGCGGTGCCGGGTGCGCCCAGGTACTTCAGGCCCACGTAGTTGTCCTGGATCTTATGAATGAAGGTGGCCGACAGGGACTGGCGGGGATCGGTGTAGCGGTAGGACAGGGTCGCCTCCCGGGACCGGGGCGGCTTGATGTTGGGGTCGGCTGTCACCTTGCGGCTGGCGAGGGGGTTGGCGGTGGCCTGGTAGGGGTTGCCTTCCCCGAGCTCCGTGGCGGACTTGCCCCATACGGACCAGTTCACGGAGCCGTTGGCGTTCAGGGCGTCGCC from Geothrix sp. 21YS21S-2 includes these protein-coding regions:
- a CDS encoding HPF/RaiA family ribosome-associated protein, producing the protein MKILMKALGFNAGDALHQHAVTRLGTALEHWEDRLEGAVVRIADANGPRGGVDKVCSIQIALPHRAFVVVTAAASDYYAAVDLAIHRACRATARAFGRLSQAKGRGVSWPLAAYE
- a CDS encoding LysR family transcriptional regulator; the protein is MEWLNYHHLLYFWTAAKEGSITSASRTLNLSQPALSTQIRQLEASLGEKLFEKSGRGLRLTSAGQTAFRYAEEIFSLGREFQHQLKGHPTGRALQLVAGISDVLPKLMVHRLLRPALELGEPLRLACREAPLPRLLDALQTHEIDIVLSDAPCTPRSGAKAYNHLLGESGVELFGTPALAERHPGPFPGGLNGAPLLLPSPGNALRRSLDAWFERNGVVPVIVGEFDDTALLETFGAEGLGFFAAPAAISGEVARTYGVRSLGSLDGVRERTYAVSAERKLVHPAVLAILRAAKEEIFP
- a CDS encoding cyclase family protein produces the protein MGKNVIVDLSHPFYGDMPLWPYFSKPEIAPMHSLAKGGVLTQTLKITMHTGTHCDAPRHVMERMFDGRRALYTHELPVDAYMGDAVCLDVRTDYWQLITAKDLDEAVARAGMKPDELKGMVVCLRTGMHLKWDDSKEYYHYALGCGIEAGEWFVQHQVKCVAMDQQALDHPLHTSMGNNGTRMKLEGYTGKPITEEFIERYGIEAYAEFDKDVYIHVHGIEKYNRKFGKLEAVGCYGTWEPCHKLMLGNGIVGVENLGGDLEKVVGKRFRFIALPIRWHMGDGSMVRAVAEIDEDDIIPQPQRMYPYGAM
- a CDS encoding redox-regulated ATPase YchF gives rise to the protein MVGFPGSGKTTVFNALTGLSAETGFSAARGKTNLGTVKVPDDRVAALAGLYHPKKTTLAEITFCDVAAASAGGHGQSLDEATLRAMREVDALCQVVRGFTGAAGEAPDPLAEAKGLEDEMNLADLILIEKRLERLAKEKAKTGEGDLLGTLKAALEAGVPLRKVEGITAEAWATLAGYRFLTQKPLLLVLNVSEEEAAAPAPGDLERHTREAGLGLVVLAGLIEMDIAQMSPEDQKEFVASLGLAEPAIARFIRGAYALLDLISFLTAGEDECRAWPIHRGLTAPKAAGKIHSDIERGFIRAEVTRWDDLVRLKSEAKCREAGKLRSEGKEYVVHDGDVINFRFNV
- a CDS encoding sensor histidine kinase KdpD translates to MPLVPIARPRPGTRRLRAALRILPGPRAAVWPLVVAWAAICAMLAFLPGWWLTDWKDLTLNQWFAATHTQAARLTQEWEHWTLRFPDFTTGTEPALRTWLAREALVTAVVDSDSGRVWLRDGDRLRAPVNPEESREPADWARRALELAPIEPYSSPAASRRARSVDLGAWWLVGTLDPQSRKRCSIVAFYGKWCLIKIWVPGSPEVERWLQGTLKPGAPYRFGVVSGFQNAADLERPRSISSFRRHCPGDSPERLQYACPDTAPFRVDKELSHSFGGMWHVVLQMSPEAYRTFWKAYTLRRLMAWTSYALVVAASGLAVALVLFARSRERLLADRLASLTHSLKTPLAVLKLRCDTALNLDLPRETQEARLLEIRGEVDHLVRTIEGGLEEMRSRYSGRVQDRVDAAFFEQLDEDLTPAFEERSRPLEVYGGEVTLRCSASVLRAALDTLVENALVHGRGRVVVKASRLEGRVRVEVSDEGDGMDPAILEGLRRRAPAGPAPRTGEGMGLLVLAQVARQEGWGLAFGREEAGFTARLELPD
- a CDS encoding TlpA disulfide reductase family protein is translated as MLLRLSAAALLPAMLIAQAPGEDTRALVAKYAAIVKNYPSQLKEAKAGKIHLSLEGTPEGISVMIAHETRPGVRQLLLQARYFMLRSLAAEAGKLPEALANFSSTVSQSSMLELAGQITPDSPALDLVAEVDPQFLGWIAWHASGGGFAKQTEAAAAAKAFAFYDQVFEKHPTRAVRLMALEGAIELHSRPRMIPEVRSGLARLQAFEPGSPAIAKWNAWIAKAEVEDKVAPKAGNPMPAFKVAELGKPGTVLTPASFKGKYWILDFWATWCGPCKGELPFVHKAYAKYHPAGLEILSVSSDKKAGDIAAFRKNAATPMPWHHAFPEGKEREALMNLFQVRGIPHVILVGPDGKIITVNEGLRGEELDKTLGKLLKTK